In one Thermosipho ferrireducens genomic region, the following are encoded:
- a CDS encoding acetyl-CoA C-acetyltransferase produces the protein MVYILGAKRTAIGTFAGSLKSIPAPKLGAIAAKAAIEQAGVPARDFDETIIGSILTAGQGMGPGRQVGIYAGIPEEKPGYTVNMLCGSGMKAVMIGAVDIVSGEADLVLTGGIENMSLAPYLIPPSARYGLKFGNFEVIDHMVLDGLTDVFNNVHMGITAENLAEKYNITREEQDRFAFDSQLKAKKAIEAGRFKDEIVPVEIVTRKETKIFDTDEHPRFDITLEKLAKLRPAFKKDGTITAGNASGINDGGSAIVLAGEKYVEKNNLKPLAKVVAWAQAGVDPMEMGLGPVPATEKVLKKAGLKIDDIGLIELNEAFAAQSLAVIKLLSEKFGVATEWILERTNVNGGAIALGHPIGASGNRIIVTLLYEMMKKNVKYGLATLCIGGGMGTAVIIENLNI, from the coding sequence ATGGTTTACATTTTAGGTGCTAAAAGAACAGCTATAGGAACGTTTGCAGGATCATTGAAAAGCATTCCTGCTCCAAAATTGGGAGCTATAGCAGCAAAAGCTGCTATTGAACAAGCAGGAGTTCCGGCCCGGGATTTTGATGAAACTATTATAGGTTCAATACTTACTGCAGGCCAGGGGATGGGACCTGGCAGACAGGTTGGAATTTACGCAGGAATTCCTGAAGAAAAGCCGGGATATACGGTTAATATGCTTTGTGGAAGCGGTATGAAAGCAGTAATGATAGGAGCTGTAGATATTGTCTCAGGGGAAGCTGACCTTGTTTTGACTGGTGGAATTGAAAATATGTCTTTGGCGCCATATTTGATACCACCTTCCGCAAGATATGGATTAAAATTTGGAAATTTTGAGGTTATTGATCATATGGTGTTAGATGGTCTAACAGATGTATTCAATAACGTTCATATGGGTATAACAGCTGAAAATCTTGCAGAGAAATATAATATTACCAGAGAAGAGCAGGACAGGTTTGCTTTTGATAGTCAGCTGAAAGCAAAAAAGGCTATAGAAGCTGGAAGATTCAAAGATGAAATTGTACCTGTTGAAATTGTCACCAGGAAAGAAACAAAGATTTTTGACACAGATGAGCATCCACGATTCGATATAACACTGGAAAAACTTGCTAAATTAAGACCGGCTTTCAAAAAAGACGGGACGATAACAGCAGGTAACGCAAGTGGTATAAACGATGGAGGAAGTGCGATAGTTCTTGCAGGTGAAAAGTATGTTGAAAAGAATAATTTAAAACCACTTGCTAAAGTGGTTGCATGGGCTCAAGCAGGTGTTGATCCTATGGAAATGGGGTTGGGCCCTGTTCCAGCTACTGAGAAGGTTTTAAAGAAAGCAGGATTAAAGATAGACGATATAGGACTTATAGAATTAAACGAAGCTTTTGCCGCACAAAGTCTTGCTGTTATAAAACTTTTAAGTGAAAAATTCGGAGTAGCAACGGAATGGATTCTGGAAAGAACCAATGTAAATGGCGGGGCAATAGCTCTCGGTCATCCAATAGGTGCAAGTGGTAACAGGATAATCGTGACACTTTTATATGAAATGATGAAGAAAAATGTAAAATATGGCCTTGCAACACTTTGTATAGGTGGAGGAATGGGAACGGCGGTTATAATTGAAAATTTAAATATTTAA
- a CDS encoding ABC transporter ATP-binding protein: MKLVLKITNLKVNYGPIQAVKSISLEVKKGEIVCLLGPNGAGKSSTLKAIMGTVKSKGEIIFEKEDISGIKTHERVRKGIVLCPEGRGIFMGLTVYENLIAGAYLVNKSKIKENLEYVYSLFPRLKERKKQVAGTLSGGEQQMLAIARALMASPKLLLLDEPSLGLAPIIVSEIAKIIRDINKKGISVLLVEQNASLALKISTYGYVLETGRLMLQGNSEELLNSEEVKNKYLGVKK, encoded by the coding sequence ATGAAATTAGTGCTTAAAATAACTAATTTGAAAGTAAATTATGGACCCATACAGGCTGTGAAAAGTATATCTTTAGAAGTTAAAAAAGGCGAGATTGTATGCCTTTTGGGGCCGAATGGTGCAGGTAAAAGTTCAACTTTAAAAGCAATAATGGGAACGGTAAAATCGAAAGGGGAAATAATATTTGAAAAAGAAGATATATCTGGCATTAAAACGCATGAAAGGGTAAGAAAAGGAATTGTTCTGTGCCCTGAAGGCAGAGGTATTTTTATGGGATTGACTGTATATGAGAATCTTATAGCTGGAGCTTATCTTGTTAATAAATCAAAAATAAAGGAAAATTTGGAATACGTTTACTCACTTTTCCCAAGACTAAAAGAAAGAAAAAAGCAAGTAGCAGGAACATTGTCAGGTGGAGAACAGCAAATGCTTGCAATAGCGCGAGCTTTGATGGCTTCACCAAAATTACTTTTGCTTGATGAGCCTTCCTTGGGACTTGCTCCTATAATTGTTTCTGAAATAGCTAAAATTATAAGAGATATTAATAAAAAAGGGATTTCAGTGTTACTTGTAGAACAAAATGCCTCGCTTGCTTTGAAGATATCCACATATGGTTATGTGCTTGAAACTGGCAGGTTAATGCTGCAGGGGAATTCAGAGGAGTTATTAAATAGTGAAGAAGTCAAGAATAAATATTTGGGGGTAAAGAAATGA
- a CDS encoding ABC transporter ATP-binding protein — protein sequence MLLEIERLTVRFGGLVAVDNFNMEVNKGVIHSLIGPNGAGKTTVFNAISGLVKSYGKIILDNHDISKVPAYKRALFGLGRSFQNIIIFKYMTVLENLLVGYHPHLNYSSWDQIFKTKRVNALEKEAWDLSVEVADIVGLKNKLGLFAGNLPYGIQKLIDVGRALMLKPKLLLLDEPAAGLTEAETEKFKEALYRIKNKGITVLLVEHDMNLVMDISDKITVLNFGKKIAEGVPAEIANNPEVIKAYLGDEISA from the coding sequence GTGTTATTAGAGATTGAAAGGTTGACAGTCCGGTTTGGAGGGTTAGTAGCAGTTGACAATTTTAATATGGAAGTGAACAAGGGAGTTATACATTCTTTGATTGGTCCAAATGGTGCGGGGAAAACCACTGTTTTTAATGCTATATCAGGACTTGTTAAAAGTTATGGAAAAATAATACTGGACAATCATGATATAAGTAAGGTTCCAGCATATAAAAGGGCTTTGTTTGGACTTGGAAGAAGTTTTCAAAATATAATAATTTTTAAATACATGACAGTGTTGGAAAATCTACTTGTAGGGTATCACCCTCATTTGAATTATTCTTCCTGGGATCAAATTTTCAAAACAAAAAGAGTGAATGCCCTGGAAAAAGAAGCCTGGGATTTGTCTGTTGAGGTTGCCGATATTGTGGGATTAAAAAACAAATTGGGACTTTTTGCAGGGAATTTGCCTTATGGAATACAAAAATTAATCGATGTTGGAAGGGCATTGATGTTGAAACCAAAGTTGCTACTTCTTGATGAACCTGCTGCAGGACTCACGGAAGCGGAAACTGAAAAATTCAAAGAAGCTCTTTATAGAATCAAGAATAAAGGGATAACTGTTTTGCTGGTTGAACATGATATGAATCTTGTAATGGATATTTCGGATAAGATAACGGTTTTAAACTTTGGAAAAAAGATAGCTGAAGGTGTTCCAGCGGAAATAGCAAATAATCCAGAGGTTATAAAAGCATATTTAGGAGATGAAATTAGTGCTTAA
- a CDS encoding ABC transporter substrate-binding protein yields the protein MRKFFAIFVLMIAVLIVAEIGVYPEKVVIGSFQALSGPYAIIGQEMTKGMKAYFNWINNRGGLYGRKIELIVADDQLNPSKTVVEVKRLVEQDKVFAIVGGLGTYGCLAVMDYLNEKGVPFVYQGAGTSKLVVPPKKYIFGVQPDYTLEGHIIGKYLIEAQDAKKIAILYMNNDIGIEGYNAVKDQLSKYGIEPAFEVSYNPLETDYSAQVLNLLDVNPEFIVIYGLITDTIRWIKTIRDYGLESRIITIYPNADPNFIRLAGDYAEGIIFTGWVPLPTPDKPEYVKDFERYVRIFQETYPDQVPSSYAAAGFIAAEVFVEGLLRAGENLTRETLVKALESFDHWSGILAKDITWNQNRRRGKDSMYLLIVKDGTFTPLTELITWDGK from the coding sequence ATGCGTAAATTTTTTGCGATTTTTGTTTTGATGATAGCGGTTTTAATTGTTGCCGAAATAGGAGTTTATCCTGAAAAAGTGGTTATAGGTAGTTTTCAGGCACTATCCGGTCCTTACGCAATAATTGGCCAGGAAATGACAAAAGGAATGAAAGCTTATTTCAACTGGATTAACAACAGGGGAGGATTATACGGCAGAAAAATAGAACTTATTGTCGCAGATGATCAATTGAATCCTTCAAAGACAGTTGTTGAGGTTAAACGTTTAGTTGAGCAGGATAAAGTTTTTGCTATTGTTGGAGGACTTGGAACTTACGGTTGCTTGGCAGTAATGGATTACTTAAATGAAAAAGGTGTGCCTTTTGTCTATCAAGGAGCCGGAACATCAAAGTTAGTTGTTCCACCAAAAAAATATATATTTGGGGTACAGCCAGACTATACATTGGAGGGTCATATCATAGGCAAATATCTTATAGAAGCACAAGATGCAAAAAAGATTGCTATTTTGTACATGAACAATGATATAGGAATAGAAGGTTACAATGCTGTAAAGGATCAACTTTCAAAGTATGGCATAGAACCTGCTTTTGAAGTTTCTTACAATCCTCTTGAAACTGATTACAGCGCACAGGTCTTAAACTTACTTGATGTGAATCCAGAATTTATCGTTATATATGGATTGATTACAGATACTATTAGATGGATTAAAACAATAAGAGATTATGGATTAGAAAGCAGGATAATAACAATATATCCAAATGCTGATCCAAATTTCATACGTCTTGCCGGAGACTATGCTGAAGGAATAATATTCACTGGTTGGGTACCATTACCAACCCCAGATAAACCTGAATATGTTAAAGATTTTGAAAGATATGTGAGAATTTTTCAGGAGACATATCCAGACCAGGTGCCTTCTTCTTATGCAGCGGCTGGTTTTATTGCAGCGGAAGTCTTTGTAGAAGGTTTGTTGAGAGCAGGAGAAAATCTTACAAGGGAGACACTTGTGAAAGCGCTTGAAAGTTTTGACCACTGGAGTGGAATTCTTGCAAAAGATATCACATGGAATCAAAATAGAAGACGTGGAAAAGATTCTATGTATTTATTAATAGTAAAAGATGGAACATTTACACCTTTGACAGAACTAATAACCTGGGATGGTAAATAA
- a CDS encoding branched-chain amino acid ABC transporter permease, whose translation MINQILLGLSTGAIYSLVALGLVMIYKITGVVNFAFGNMGMFFVYIAYWFISMNVNFWIGIIFSLILAGVMGYFLEKFGLRSIRHLSHGSMLIVTFGVLMVLEGLAVQIWGTDYKTFPEIIKGRPYVFRGDFGILVLRKQDVLIFALLIMVSILIFFLMKYTKFGIAIRAVSENEEISSYMGINVGKIFSFSWIFGTVVATGVGILVAPKTFVSPSMLLFYQLEGFTAAVLGGFESFTGAIFGGLLLGVLENLVGKYISNDLKSTFSLLLIIVVLLLFPNGIFGMKKRERV comes from the coding sequence ATGATAAATCAGATATTATTGGGGCTTTCCACTGGCGCTATTTATTCTTTAGTGGCTCTTGGACTTGTGATGATTTATAAAATAACAGGTGTGGTGAACTTTGCATTTGGAAACATGGGGATGTTTTTTGTATATATAGCTTACTGGTTTATTTCCATGAATGTTAATTTCTGGATAGGAATTATTTTTTCGCTTATTCTGGCAGGTGTTATGGGATATTTTCTGGAAAAATTTGGGCTTAGGTCGATTAGACATCTGTCACATGGTTCTATGCTGATAGTCACCTTTGGTGTACTGATGGTTCTTGAAGGACTTGCTGTGCAGATCTGGGGTACTGATTATAAAACTTTTCCAGAAATTATAAAAGGAAGGCCATATGTGTTTAGAGGAGATTTTGGAATTCTGGTTTTAAGAAAACAGGATGTGTTAATATTTGCACTGTTGATAATGGTTTCTATTTTGATATTTTTTCTGATGAAATACACAAAGTTTGGAATCGCAATTAGAGCAGTATCGGAAAATGAAGAAATATCAAGTTATATGGGGATTAATGTGGGGAAAATCTTTTCATTTTCGTGGATATTTGGAACAGTTGTTGCCACGGGAGTTGGTATTCTTGTTGCGCCGAAAACTTTTGTTTCACCTTCCATGCTCCTGTTCTACCAGCTTGAAGGGTTTACTGCTGCTGTTCTCGGGGGATTTGAAAGCTTTACAGGGGCTATATTTGGTGGCTTATTACTTGGAGTTTTAGAAAATCTCGTTGGAAAGTACATATCAAATGATTTGAAATCGACGTTTTCTTTATTACTCATTATTGTTGTTTTACTTTTATTTCCTAACGGAATATTTGGAATGAAAAAGAGGGAAAGAGTATGA
- a CDS encoding alpha/beta fold hydrolase translates to MKKIVWILILLILPVLLLKLTFVLTIITLVMIYSIAAIGLNLIMGYVGQISIGHAAFMSIGAYTSAIFVLRFDVPILVGVILGTLLSFIFGIILGFPALRLSGFYLAIATMGFGIAVEQIMGAWENVTGGHIGIRNIPFYDFANNDLLKYYFVFAILFISYYIFDSLINGKYGRAWKTIRENEKAAVAMGINLSKYKVLGFAIGSAFSGLAGALYAHVVGYISPADFGLAKSLDLLTIVVIGGLGLNFGPFFGSIIYTGLPFFLSRTEISLSIVFGSLLIVVVLFMPRGIGYYVYLLELKYLSKISAWIRRGRKMRGKLIKTRIGNIHYLESGQGENNILFVHGNFASSLWYKELMNLLPENYKAFALDLPNFGYSDPIDNISIHSYAEALNAFVEAVNLDKFILVGHSLGGAVVIDYLINYSEKVEKLILVDPAPIDGLKTPEESYPILELYRNNPELLKKAIKAIAPTYTNDNFFDEAVSDALRMNPKCFTENARALEKINYTKEVKKINTPVTVIWGDKDIILSKEQMEKTSKAFKNGKLITLSGIGHSPILEAPDRVLNVVIQ, encoded by the coding sequence ATGAAGAAGATTGTATGGATTTTGATATTGTTGATTCTTCCTGTTTTGCTTTTAAAATTAACGTTTGTTCTTACAATAATAACGCTGGTGATGATATACTCTATTGCTGCCATTGGTTTGAATTTAATAATGGGTTATGTAGGACAAATTTCTATAGGTCACGCAGCATTTATGAGTATTGGCGCATATACATCGGCGATTTTTGTTTTAAGATTCGATGTTCCGATCCTGGTAGGGGTTATTTTAGGAACATTGCTTTCTTTTATATTTGGTATAATTCTTGGATTTCCCGCTTTAAGACTTTCCGGTTTTTATCTTGCAATTGCAACAATGGGGTTTGGAATAGCTGTTGAGCAAATAATGGGAGCCTGGGAAAATGTTACAGGTGGACATATAGGGATTAGAAATATTCCGTTTTACGATTTTGCTAATAATGATCTTTTAAAATATTATTTTGTTTTTGCAATTCTTTTTATTTCCTATTATATATTTGATTCGCTGATAAATGGGAAATATGGAAGAGCATGGAAAACAATTCGAGAAAATGAGAAAGCAGCTGTTGCAATGGGAATAAATCTTTCAAAATACAAGGTTCTGGGGTTTGCAATAGGTTCAGCGTTTTCTGGACTTGCGGGTGCACTTTATGCACATGTGGTTGGTTATATTTCACCTGCAGATTTTGGACTTGCAAAATCTCTGGATCTTCTCACGATAGTCGTAATAGGAGGTCTTGGATTAAATTTTGGTCCATTTTTTGGCTCAATTATTTACACAGGATTACCATTTTTTCTCAGCAGAACAGAAATTTCACTTTCAATAGTGTTTGGTTCATTATTGATAGTAGTTGTTTTATTTATGCCAAGGGGTATAGGGTACTACGTATATCTTCTTGAACTAAAATATTTGTCTAAGATCTCTGCATGGATTAGAAGGGGGAGAAAAATGCGCGGAAAGTTAATTAAAACTCGTATAGGAAATATTCATTATCTTGAATCGGGACAGGGTGAAAACAATATCCTTTTTGTTCATGGAAATTTTGCAAGTTCTCTGTGGTACAAAGAACTTATGAATCTACTCCCTGAAAATTATAAAGCATTTGCTCTTGATCTTCCAAATTTTGGGTATTCTGATCCAATTGATAATATTAGTATTCATTCTTATGCCGAAGCTCTAAATGCCTTTGTAGAAGCAGTTAATCTTGATAAATTTATCCTTGTTGGTCATTCACTTGGTGGTGCTGTAGTAATTGATTATTTGATAAATTACAGTGAAAAAGTGGAAAAGTTGATTCTTGTCGATCCAGCTCCAATTGACGGTTTAAAAACACCTGAAGAAAGCTACCCAATACTCGAGTTGTACAGAAATAATCCTGAGCTTCTTAAAAAAGCTATTAAAGCTATAGCACCGACATACACTAACGATAATTTTTTTGATGAAGCAGTTTCAGATGCTTTGAGAATGAATCCAAAGTGCTTTACAGAAAATGCAAGAGCATTAGAAAAAATAAATTATACAAAAGAAGTTAAAAAAATAAATACACCGGTTACTGTTATATGGGGAGATAAAGATATAATTCTTTCAAAAGAACAAATGGAAAAGACTTCAAAAGCTTTTAAAAATGGTAAATTGATAACTCTATCCGGGATTGGACATAGTCCGATTTTAGAAGCCCCGGATAGAGTTTTAAATGTGGTAATCCAGTAA
- a CDS encoding TetR/AcrR family transcriptional regulator, translating to MRRNPVRIDGKLTKDKIIKASYELFSSLNYNDVSVSKIVKKAGISTGAFYQYFSNKESLFKTIVQKILKDMAEFLKKDTVENVVETYINYALKNKKKVKVLHEAEFIHNWVSESYEMILRNVTEKFVSDDAGYVFFWGSLRFYVIYNILWKEQSVDNKDLVTFLKVGFGKPDYSVSPEVYDYKYTPVAIDLENTKLKLLISAEELFGRKGYSKTQISEITQNAGVAQGTFYIYYKRKKEILEELVMKTNRNLRLSVKLAVQKFENRIDAEIAGFYAFLKFFSHHINMYKIVRESEFVIQEKVLEYYEKIKTSYLLPLERAMEKQEIVKYDAHNLAVFLMGIGHFLGIELLLKRKANDADMIRFLIKLSKYITGGLEV from the coding sequence ATGAGACGAAATCCGGTAAGAATAGATGGAAAGCTCACAAAGGATAAAATAATAAAAGCTTCTTATGAACTTTTTTCTTCGTTAAATTACAACGATGTTTCTGTTTCAAAAATAGTAAAAAAAGCAGGGATAAGTACAGGAGCGTTTTATCAGTACTTTTCCAATAAAGAATCATTGTTCAAAACAATAGTTCAGAAAATATTAAAAGATATGGCTGAATTTTTAAAGAAAGACACAGTAGAGAATGTAGTAGAAACTTACATAAATTATGCTTTAAAAAACAAGAAGAAAGTGAAAGTACTTCATGAAGCTGAATTTATTCATAATTGGGTTAGTGAAAGCTATGAGATGATTTTGAGAAACGTAACAGAGAAGTTTGTTTCAGATGATGCAGGTTATGTATTTTTTTGGGGATCTTTAAGGTTTTATGTTATTTATAACATTTTGTGGAAAGAACAGAGTGTTGATAATAAAGATCTTGTTACTTTTTTGAAAGTAGGTTTTGGGAAGCCAGATTATTCGGTTTCACCGGAAGTTTATGACTATAAATATACACCTGTGGCAATTGATCTGGAGAATACGAAATTAAAGCTCTTGATAAGCGCGGAAGAATTGTTTGGCAGAAAAGGTTATTCAAAGACTCAAATTTCCGAAATTACTCAAAACGCTGGAGTAGCTCAAGGAACGTTTTATATATATTACAAAAGAAAGAAAGAAATTTTAGAGGAGCTTGTAATGAAAACAAATAGAAATTTAAGACTTTCTGTAAAGCTGGCCGTTCAGAAATTTGAGAATAGAATTGACGCAGAAATAGCCGGTTTTTATGCTTTTTTAAAGTTTTTCAGTCACCATATTAACATGTACAAGATTGTTAGAGAAAGTGAATTTGTGATTCAAGAAAAGGTTCTGGAGTATTATGAAAAAATAAAAACTTCTTATCTTTTGCCATTAGAGCGGGCAATGGAAAAACAAGAAATTGTGAAATACGATGCTCATAATTTAGCAGTTTTTTTGATGGGTATAGGACATTTTTTAGGAATTGAACTACTATTAAAGAGAAAGGCAAATGATGCAGATATGATTCGTTTTTTAATAAAACTTTCAAAATATATAACAGGTGGTCTGGAGGTGTAG
- the fabG gene encoding 3-oxoacyl-[acyl-carrier-protein] reductase: MRLKDKVCLITGAASGIGRAASLLFSKEGAIVVACDLSSELLEKLKGDNPGPGVIETYVLNVTDRERIKEVVSEVIEKFGKIDVLVNNAGITRDSLLQRMSEEAWDAVINVNLKGVFNMTQAVAPHMLRAGKGSIINTSSVVGVYGNIGQTNYAATKAGVIGMTKTWAKELSRKGAQIRVNAVAPGFIKTPMTDKVPEKIVEAMEEKTPLKRMGLPEEVAYVYLFLASDESSYVTGQVIGVDGGLTI, encoded by the coding sequence GTGAGGTTAAAAGATAAAGTCTGTCTTATAACAGGAGCAGCAAGTGGTATTGGTCGCGCGGCGAGTCTGTTATTTTCAAAAGAAGGGGCAATTGTAGTAGCATGTGATTTGTCTTCTGAACTCCTTGAAAAGTTGAAAGGGGATAACCCGGGACCGGGTGTCATTGAAACTTATGTTTTAAATGTTACAGACAGAGAACGAATAAAAGAAGTGGTCAGTGAAGTTATCGAAAAATTTGGGAAAATAGACGTTCTTGTAAATAACGCGGGTATAACAAGAGATTCTCTTTTACAACGAATGTCTGAGGAAGCCTGGGATGCAGTGATAAATGTAAATTTAAAAGGAGTTTTCAATATGACTCAGGCTGTGGCACCTCACATGCTTAGAGCAGGTAAAGGCAGCATAATTAATACTTCCTCTGTTGTGGGAGTTTATGGGAACATTGGTCAAACCAATTATGCTGCTACAAAAGCGGGAGTTATTGGTATGACGAAAACGTGGGCAAAAGAATTATCAAGAAAAGGTGCTCAAATAAGAGTTAATGCTGTAGCTCCTGGATTTATAAAAACACCGATGACGGATAAAGTTCCAGAAAAAATAGTTGAGGCTATGGAAGAAAAAACACCATTGAAAAGAATGGGGTTACCTGAAGAGGTTGCTTATGTATACCTATTTCTCGCCTCCGATGAATCATCATATGTAACAGGTCAGGTTATAGGAGTTGATGGGGGATTGACTATTTAA
- a CDS encoding acetyl-CoA hydrolase/transferase family protein has protein sequence MDWKEVYNRKKADIENIIKLVHSNSVIVVGMTPMEPKVFLRNLHKAEASNVDVFTCLNTEEYDFFMDEKFGGLFRNNSWFFGASNRKAWKEKYKTVFYVPNNLHQAGTNLLETRDVDLYIGVASPMDSKGFLTLSASVVYEKDVVEKAKKVVLEVNPNAPRTHGDTQVHISDVDYIVEVNYKLPEVELLEPSELEKRIAFNIVDLIQDGSTIQLGIGGIPNAVAKFLVEKRDLGVHTEMFTESMVDLFEAGVINNKRKTLWPGKFVCTFAYGTERMYQFIDDNPAVFFLRGRYVNDPYVISQNEKMVSINTALMVDLTGNVCSEAIGTNHYSGTGGQLDTHRGAVKSRDGKGIIAIRSTAKNGTISTIVPLLPEGSPVTIPRQELDYVVTEWGVVQLRGKSVKARAEALISIAHPEFRKYLKKEAQKLGLI, from the coding sequence ATGGATTGGAAAGAAGTGTATAATAGAAAAAAAGCTGATATTGAAAATATTATAAAGTTAGTTCATTCTAACTCTGTAATAGTCGTTGGTATGACACCCATGGAACCGAAAGTATTTTTACGAAACCTCCATAAAGCAGAAGCATCGAATGTGGATGTTTTCACATGTTTAAATACGGAAGAGTATGATTTTTTTATGGATGAAAAATTTGGTGGCCTTTTTAGAAACAATTCATGGTTTTTCGGAGCGTCTAATAGGAAAGCCTGGAAAGAAAAATATAAGACGGTATTTTATGTTCCAAACAATCTACATCAAGCGGGAACGAATTTACTTGAAACGCGTGATGTAGATCTATACATAGGCGTTGCTTCTCCTATGGATTCGAAAGGTTTTTTGACATTGTCTGCCAGTGTGGTATATGAAAAAGACGTTGTTGAAAAAGCAAAAAAGGTTGTTCTTGAGGTCAATCCGAATGCACCGAGAACGCACGGAGATACTCAAGTTCATATTTCTGATGTGGATTATATTGTGGAGGTAAACTACAAACTTCCGGAAGTGGAGCTTTTAGAACCTTCTGAACTTGAGAAAAGGATAGCTTTTAATATAGTAGATTTAATTCAGGATGGTTCAACTATTCAATTAGGAATAGGTGGAATACCAAATGCTGTAGCAAAATTTTTAGTTGAAAAGAGAGATTTAGGTGTTCATACAGAAATGTTTACAGAAAGTATGGTAGATCTTTTTGAGGCAGGAGTTATTAACAACAAAAGAAAAACATTATGGCCCGGGAAATTTGTTTGTACATTTGCATATGGGACCGAACGAATGTATCAATTTATAGACGATAATCCAGCTGTTTTTTTCTTGAGAGGAAGGTATGTTAATGATCCTTATGTGATCAGTCAAAATGAAAAAATGGTAAGTATTAATACAGCGTTGATGGTGGATTTAACGGGAAATGTATGTTCTGAGGCGATTGGTACCAATCATTATAGTGGAACAGGAGGTCAGCTTGACACACATCGTGGAGCTGTAAAAAGTAGGGATGGAAAAGGAATAATAGCCATAAGATCAACAGCAAAAAATGGGACTATTTCTACTATAGTTCCGTTGTTGCCAGAAGGCTCTCCTGTTACTATTCCAAGACAGGAACTTGATTATGTGGTAACTGAGTGGGGAGTAGTACAGTTGAGAGGTAAATCTGTTAAAGCAAGAGCAGAGGCTTTAATATCAATTGCTCATCCAGAATTTAGAAAGTATTTAAAAAAAGAAGCACAAAAGCTTGGATTAATTTGA